A window of the Alkalidesulfovibrio alkalitolerans DSM 16529 genome harbors these coding sequences:
- a CDS encoding alpha/beta fold hydrolase — translation MNEIVRKGLRLSYTDIGLGEPALLFIHGNSCDRSFFAPQIERFAAAHRCIAPDLRGHGESDAPKDASYTFHALTDDLAHLCRSIGAPRVVAVGHSLGGALAVRLAASRPDMVAGVVALDSTLIPQPGFELWLDPLLARLGRDPEAPFPREFFEPLFAAEDDPARRAEIMARLARTPRHVTTALFALFRDSDYEQAARAVRCPFLYVGAHRHRTDPQALRRLIPQAHFAQTALCGHFQTLEAPEQINAMLERFLARLVI, via the coding sequence ATGAACGAAATCGTGCGCAAGGGATTGCGCCTTTCCTATACGGATATCGGGCTCGGCGAGCCAGCCCTCCTCTTCATCCACGGCAATTCGTGCGACCGCTCCTTCTTCGCGCCGCAGATCGAACGCTTCGCGGCCGCGCACCGCTGCATCGCGCCGGACCTGCGCGGCCACGGCGAGAGCGACGCGCCCAAGGACGCCTCCTACACCTTCCACGCCCTGACCGACGACTTGGCGCACCTGTGCCGGAGCATCGGCGCGCCGCGCGTGGTGGCAGTGGGCCACAGCCTGGGCGGCGCGCTGGCCGTGCGGCTCGCGGCCTCGCGGCCGGACATGGTGGCCGGGGTCGTGGCGCTCGATTCCACCCTGATTCCCCAGCCGGGCTTCGAGTTGTGGCTCGATCCGCTGCTGGCGCGGCTTGGCCGCGATCCCGAGGCTCCCTTCCCGCGTGAATTCTTCGAGCCGCTCTTCGCAGCCGAGGACGATCCCGCGCGCCGCGCCGAGATCATGGCGCGGCTGGCCAGGACTCCGCGCCACGTGACCACGGCGCTCTTCGCGCTTTTCCGCGATTCCGATTACGAGCAGGCCGCGCGCGCCGTGCGCTGCCCGTTTCTCTACGTCGGCGCGCACAGGCACCGCACCGACCCGCAGGCCCTGCGCCGCCTGATCCCGCAGGCGCACTTCGCCCAGACCGCGCTGTGCGGCCACTTCCAGACCCTGGAAGCTCCGGAGCAGATCAACGCCATGCTG
- the der gene encoding ribosome biogenesis GTPase Der, translating to MPRYPVIAIVGRPNVGKSTLFNRLLGKNVAITHDRSGVTRDRIYGEGTFGGRRVALVDTGGLEMEFAGDDPISDGIMAQAREAVWEAAAILMVVDGREGVMPLDERVAATLRKSGKPVLVAVNKVDGPELDQHLTAEFHALGFPLAPVSAAHGHGVADLKERLESELLAHVVEEDENEPEVERGLRIAFLGKPNAGKSSIVNAILGEARCIVSPEAGTTRDAVDVTLERKGKRYTFVDTAGVRKRARIDDSLERFSVTRALTTAKRADVAVLVIDAEQGVNVQDKKLLSFIEGEKTPFMVVINKVDLFEREERKKLKKAVEEELRMVGHAPVLFTSTVTGEGLSKILSTAEKITAECDIRIPTGELNRAMREALARYQAPVIKRRRAKFYYLTQVETNPPTFVFFVNNPELVKDSYKKYLEKTLRKLFGIGTAPIRIHYRASRDSEQKWE from the coding sequence ATGCCGCGATACCCCGTCATTGCCATCGTGGGCCGACCCAACGTGGGCAAGTCCACGCTCTTCAACCGCCTGCTCGGCAAGAACGTCGCCATCACCCACGACCGCTCCGGCGTGACCCGCGACCGCATCTACGGCGAGGGGACCTTCGGTGGCCGCCGCGTGGCGCTCGTGGACACGGGTGGACTGGAGATGGAGTTCGCGGGCGACGACCCGATCTCCGACGGCATCATGGCCCAGGCCCGCGAGGCGGTGTGGGAGGCGGCCGCGATCCTCATGGTCGTGGACGGCCGCGAGGGCGTGATGCCCCTGGACGAGCGCGTGGCCGCCACGCTGCGCAAATCCGGCAAGCCCGTGCTCGTGGCCGTGAACAAGGTGGACGGCCCGGAGTTGGACCAGCACCTGACGGCCGAATTCCATGCCCTGGGCTTTCCCCTTGCGCCGGTCTCGGCGGCCCATGGCCACGGCGTGGCCGACCTCAAGGAGCGGCTGGAGTCCGAGCTTCTGGCGCACGTTGTCGAAGAGGACGAGAACGAGCCGGAAGTGGAGCGCGGGCTTCGCATCGCCTTTCTGGGCAAGCCCAACGCGGGCAAGTCGAGCATCGTCAACGCCATCCTGGGCGAGGCGCGCTGCATCGTCAGCCCCGAGGCCGGGACCACGCGCGACGCGGTGGATGTAACCCTGGAGCGCAAGGGCAAGCGCTACACCTTTGTGGACACGGCCGGGGTGCGCAAGCGCGCCCGCATCGACGACAGCCTGGAGCGCTTTTCCGTGACGCGCGCCCTGACCACGGCCAAGCGGGCCGACGTGGCCGTGCTGGTCATCGATGCCGAGCAGGGCGTCAACGTGCAGGACAAGAAGCTTCTTTCCTTCATCGAGGGCGAGAAGACGCCCTTCATGGTGGTCATCAACAAGGTGGACCTCTTCGAGCGCGAGGAGCGCAAGAAGCTCAAGAAGGCCGTGGAGGAGGAACTGCGCATGGTCGGTCACGCGCCGGTGCTCTTCACCTCCACGGTAACGGGCGAGGGGCTGAGCAAGATCCTCTCCACGGCGGAGAAGATCACGGCCGAGTGCGACATCCGCATCCCCACGGGCGAGTTGAACCGGGCCATGCGCGAGGCCCTGGCGCGCTATCAGGCCCCGGTCATCAAGCGCCGCCGAGCCAAGTTCTACTACCTGACCCAGGTGGAGACCAACCCGCCGACCTTCGTTTTCTTTGTCAACAACCCGGAGCTGGTCAAGGACAGCTACAAGAAGTATCTGGAAAAGACCCTGCGCAAGCTTTTCGGGATCGGCACCGCGCCCATCCGCATCCACTACCGCGCCAGCCGCGACTCGGAGCAGAAGTGGGAATAG